A window of the Agrococcus jejuensis genome harbors these coding sequences:
- a CDS encoding MFS transporter gives MVRGTSLRGSSLRTAIPVALVGWLVCVELVSGMLQGYYVTISTEIARHLSIADADLNWFEAGQLLLSALMVPVLAKLGDMHGHKKVLLGSTIVVAGASWWMAFAGDFWSYLIAFSLQGIYAVWLPLEIALIFDRGRRTGRAASETRRAAGLLVVGLETGAILGALGAARAHAAFGEAMVPTLLVPAVFVTLLLPAIWFGVPESEPLPDRSLDAVGFSLLALSLLTVTSGLTFLRLMGAGSPVPWILVGVGLLLVLPFGRWVLRRPDPAIDLRVLRRPEMWPVQLTAGLVGVSLLGAQTPLATYAGTDPDEVGYGLGLDASGRSIVIGVYLLALIVGAILLAVLSRRIRPRLLLIVAAALVGVGYLALVAFHGTLVEVLACLVVAGIGCGALVGAMPAAAAAAAPRGQTGVATALTNTTKTIGGSFASSIFAIVLAAGAVGTAASIGGYVTVWIVCGVTALIAAAALVAVPRLAFADPEPVAEAAEEPPAATPAR, from the coding sequence ATGGTGAGGGGCACGTCGCTGCGGGGATCGTCGCTCCGCACCGCCATCCCGGTCGCGCTCGTCGGCTGGCTCGTGTGCGTGGAGCTCGTCAGCGGCATGCTGCAGGGCTACTACGTGACGATCTCGACGGAGATCGCCCGGCATCTGTCGATCGCGGATGCGGACCTCAACTGGTTCGAGGCCGGGCAGCTGCTGCTGTCGGCGCTCATGGTGCCGGTGCTCGCGAAGCTCGGCGACATGCACGGGCACAAGAAGGTGCTGCTCGGCTCGACGATCGTCGTCGCGGGCGCGAGCTGGTGGATGGCGTTCGCTGGCGACTTCTGGAGCTACCTCATCGCCTTCTCGCTGCAGGGCATCTACGCCGTGTGGCTGCCGCTCGAGATCGCGCTCATCTTCGATCGCGGACGCCGTACGGGCCGTGCCGCGTCGGAGACGCGGCGCGCGGCGGGCCTGCTCGTCGTCGGCCTCGAGACCGGCGCGATCCTCGGCGCGCTCGGCGCCGCGCGCGCCCACGCGGCATTCGGCGAGGCGATGGTGCCGACGCTGCTCGTGCCCGCCGTGTTCGTCACGCTGCTGCTGCCCGCGATCTGGTTCGGCGTGCCGGAGTCCGAGCCCCTCCCCGACCGGTCGCTCGACGCCGTCGGCTTCTCGCTGCTCGCCCTGTCGCTGCTCACCGTCACGTCGGGCCTCACGTTCCTGCGCCTCATGGGTGCGGGCTCCCCCGTGCCGTGGATCCTCGTGGGCGTCGGCCTGCTGCTCGTGCTGCCCTTCGGTCGGTGGGTGCTGCGTCGCCCCGACCCCGCGATCGACCTGCGCGTGCTGCGACGCCCCGAGATGTGGCCCGTGCAGCTCACCGCCGGCCTCGTGGGCGTGAGCCTGCTCGGCGCGCAGACGCCGCTCGCGACGTACGCAGGCACCGACCCCGACGAGGTCGGCTACGGCCTCGGCCTCGACGCGAGCGGCCGGTCGATCGTCATCGGCGTGTACCTGCTGGCGCTCATCGTCGGCGCGATCCTGCTCGCGGTGCTCTCGAGGCGCATCCGCCCGCGGCTGCTGCTCATCGTCGCTGCGGCGCTCGTCGGCGTCGGCTACCTCGCCCTCGTCGCCTTCCACGGCACGCTCGTCGAGGTGCTCGCGTGCCTCGTCGTCGCGGGCATCGGATGCGGTGCGCTCGTCGGCGCCATGCCCGCCGCTGCAGCGGCTGCGGCACCGCGTGGGCAGACGGGCGTCGCGACGGCCCTCACGAACACGACGAAGACCATCGGCGGCTCGTTCGCGTCGTCGATCTTCGCGATCGTGCTCGCCGCGGGTGCCGTGGGCACTGCAGCGTCGATCGGCGGCTACGTGACCGTGTGGATCGTCTGCGGCGTCACGGCGCTCATCGCGGCGGCAGCGCTCGTGGCGGTGCCTCGCCTGGCGTTCGCAGACCCGGAGCCGGTCGCCGAGGCCGCCGAGGAGCCGCCCGCGGCGACGCCCGCCCGCTGA
- a CDS encoding YceD family protein, with amino-acid sequence MSAHATPFQIGIRDLVGKPGQMREHELEAAFADRVGEGLAAVATSETVAIDVRLESVHEGILATGVASVTADAECSRCLVRFRLPVEVDFIELFAYDRSEDSEFQVVDDAIDLEQVVRDAVVLALPFNPVDRPDCAGLDPVTGERLAPGTEWSPPEQLDPRWAALAGLLDDEEAAQTRAPEKE; translated from the coding sequence GTGTCCGCACATGCAACGCCCTTCCAGATCGGCATCCGCGATCTCGTCGGCAAGCCGGGCCAGATGCGCGAGCACGAGCTCGAGGCTGCATTCGCCGACCGCGTCGGAGAGGGGCTCGCCGCCGTGGCGACCTCCGAGACCGTCGCGATCGACGTGCGTCTCGAGAGCGTGCACGAGGGCATCCTCGCCACCGGCGTCGCGAGCGTGACGGCCGATGCCGAGTGCTCTCGATGCCTGGTGCGATTCCGCCTGCCTGTCGAAGTCGACTTCATCGAGCTGTTCGCGTATGATCGCTCGGAGGATTCCGAGTTCCAGGTAGTCGATGATGCCATCGACCTGGAGCAGGTCGTCCGGGATGCGGTGGTGCTGGCACTGCCGTTCAACCCCGTCGACCGGCCTGACTGCGCAGGTCTCGACCCCGTCACGGGGGAGCGACTCGCGCCTGGGACGGAATGGAGCCCGCCCGAGCAGCTCGACCCGAGATGGGCTGCCCTGGCTGGACTCCTCGATGACGAAGAGGCCGCGCAGACGCGCGCGCCCGAGAAGGAGTAG
- the rpmF gene encoding 50S ribosomal protein L32: MAVPKRKKSRANTHSRRSQWKASVPTLVKTVENGRTVYSLPHRARVVEDSAGTPLFMEYKGRKVADV; encoded by the coding sequence ATGGCAGTTCCCAAGCGGAAGAAGTCGCGTGCCAACACGCACTCGCGCCGTTCGCAGTGGAAGGCTTCGGTCCCCACGCTCGTGAAGACGGTCGAGAACGGCCGTACGGTCTACAGCCTCCCGCACCGCGCCCGCGTGGTCGAGGACTCGGCTGGCACGCCGCTCTTCATGGAGTACAAGGGCCGCAAGGTCGCCGACGTCTGA
- the rnc gene encoding ribonuclease III, protein MTSDRVDAHADLHAWLGVDIDPELLALALTHRSYAFEHGGIPTNERLEFLGDTILGQAITIELFDRHPDVSEGELAKRRAGVVSTVALADVARTIGLGQHLLLGRGEETTGGRDKSSILADALEAIFGAAFLSLGHEASAQLVLRLVGPLLDDPERSGAALDPKTHLQELAARLERGSPEYAIDATGPDHARTFTATVSLDGEPIATGAGTSKKAAEMSAALTAWTQLHDAVDA, encoded by the coding sequence ATGACGTCTGATCGGGTGGACGCCCACGCCGATCTCCACGCCTGGCTCGGGGTCGACATCGACCCCGAGCTCTTGGCGTTGGCGCTGACGCATCGTTCGTACGCGTTCGAGCACGGCGGCATCCCGACGAACGAGCGTCTCGAGTTCCTCGGCGACACGATCCTCGGACAGGCGATCACGATCGAGCTGTTCGATCGGCACCCCGACGTGTCGGAGGGCGAGCTCGCGAAGCGCCGCGCCGGCGTCGTGTCGACCGTCGCGCTCGCCGACGTCGCCCGCACCATCGGCCTCGGGCAGCACCTGCTGCTCGGCCGCGGCGAGGAGACGACGGGCGGTCGCGACAAGTCGTCGATCCTCGCCGACGCCCTCGAGGCGATCTTCGGCGCGGCGTTCCTGTCGCTCGGCCACGAGGCGTCGGCGCAGCTCGTGCTGCGCCTCGTCGGGCCGCTGCTCGACGACCCCGAGCGCTCGGGCGCCGCGCTCGACCCGAAGACGCACCTGCAGGAGCTCGCCGCCCGCCTCGAGCGCGGCAGCCCCGAGTACGCGATCGACGCGACGGGTCCCGATCACGCGCGCACGTTCACGGCGACGGTGAGCCTCGACGGCGAGCCGATCGCGACGGGTGCGGGCACGAGCAAGAAGGCCGCCGAGATGTCGGCTGCGCTCACGGCGTGGACGCAGCTGCACGACGCCGTCGACGCGTGA
- the mutM gene encoding bifunctional DNA-formamidopyrimidine glycosylase/DNA-(apurinic or apyrimidinic site) lyase, with protein sequence MPELPEVEVVRLGLAPAVDGATVAGVEVLDDRSVARHDSGARDFEATLLGRTMATPQRRGKFLWVPLDDDRALSIHLGMSGQVLLREPGAPLDRHTRVRMLLEHPLHGTLAVHFADQRIFGSMSVRPLVDGVPDHATHIALDPLHADFDADAVVARLRTRRQGVKAAILDQQLVSGVGNIYADEALWRSRLHYLTPAERLTRGRARELLAEVQGVLERALTEGGTSFDAQYVNVNGESGYFSRSLQAYGQEGRPCARCGTLIVRESWSNRSSYRCPRCQRRPRGIA encoded by the coding sequence ATGCCTGAGCTGCCCGAGGTCGAGGTCGTGCGCCTCGGGCTCGCTCCCGCAGTCGACGGCGCGACCGTCGCGGGCGTCGAGGTGCTCGACGACCGCTCCGTCGCCCGCCACGACTCCGGCGCACGCGACTTCGAGGCGACGCTGCTCGGCCGCACCATGGCGACGCCGCAGCGTCGCGGCAAGTTCCTCTGGGTGCCGCTCGACGACGACCGTGCGCTCTCGATCCACCTCGGCATGTCCGGTCAGGTGCTGCTGCGCGAGCCCGGCGCTCCGCTCGATCGGCACACGCGCGTGCGGATGCTGCTCGAGCATCCGCTGCACGGCACGCTCGCGGTGCACTTCGCCGACCAGCGCATCTTCGGCTCGATGTCGGTGCGCCCGCTCGTCGACGGCGTGCCCGACCACGCGACGCACATCGCGCTCGACCCGCTCCACGCCGACTTCGACGCGGATGCGGTCGTCGCGCGACTGCGCACGCGCAGGCAGGGCGTGAAGGCGGCGATCCTCGACCAGCAGCTCGTGTCGGGCGTCGGGAACATCTACGCCGACGAGGCGCTGTGGCGTTCCCGTCTGCACTACCTGACGCCCGCCGAGCGGCTCACGCGCGGCCGGGCGCGCGAGCTGCTCGCGGAGGTGCAGGGCGTGCTCGAGCGCGCGCTCACCGAGGGCGGCACGTCGTTCGACGCGCAGTACGTCAACGTGAACGGCGAGTCGGGCTACTTCTCGCGCAGCCTGCAGGCGTACGGCCAGGAGGGCCGCCCGTGCGCGCGCTGCGGCACCCTCATCGTGCGCGAGTCGTGGTCGAACCGCTCGTCGTACCGCTGCCCGCGCTGCCAGCGCCGGCCGCGCGGCATCGCCTGA
- a CDS encoding aldehyde dehydrogenase family protein — protein sequence MTPKAPAPAAPPVSPTLAADLREAVTSGRTRSAAWRRAQLDGLTRMLTQNLSLWERALATDLGKSADETHVSEVALVLDEARHARANVGRWMRAKPVVAPLSLQPALAHVRPEPLGVALIIAPWNYPLQLQLAPVVGALAAGDAVVMKPSELAPATAQLLAELAPAYLDERAVRVVTGGADVASALLAQRWDHIFYTGGERVGRIVAHAAAEHLTPTVLELGGACPVWVDRTADLAIAARRIVWAKLLNAGQTCVAPNHVFVDASVRDALVAELRAAIAEQHPEPRTSPDYGRMVSQAHLERVAERLGDGTAIVGGDVDAADRYVAPTLLGDVALDAPAVTEETFGPILPIVPLAGVDAFVALQRERPKPLALYAFGDRSVLDRLERVTTSGAFGRNVAVAHIMVRGLPFGGVGASGHGAYHGRRSFDLFSHAKAVLAKPTHPETLALVFPPITDGKREVIRRLLLRR from the coding sequence ATGACGCCGAAGGCCCCCGCCCCCGCCGCGCCGCCCGTGTCGCCGACCCTCGCGGCCGACCTGCGCGAGGCGGTGACGAGCGGTCGCACGCGCTCTGCGGCGTGGCGTCGCGCCCAGCTCGACGGCCTGACGCGCATGCTCACGCAGAACCTGTCGCTGTGGGAGCGCGCGCTCGCGACCGACCTCGGCAAGTCGGCAGACGAGACGCACGTGAGCGAGGTGGCCCTCGTGCTCGACGAGGCGCGCCACGCGCGTGCGAACGTCGGTCGGTGGATGCGCGCGAAGCCCGTGGTCGCTCCGCTCTCGCTGCAGCCGGCGCTCGCGCACGTGCGACCCGAGCCACTCGGGGTGGCGTTGATCATCGCGCCGTGGAACTACCCGCTGCAGCTGCAGCTCGCGCCGGTCGTCGGTGCGCTCGCGGCCGGCGACGCCGTCGTGATGAAGCCGTCGGAGCTCGCACCCGCGACGGCGCAGCTGCTCGCCGAGCTCGCCCCCGCCTACCTCGACGAGCGCGCCGTGCGCGTCGTCACGGGCGGCGCCGACGTCGCATCCGCCCTGCTCGCGCAGCGCTGGGACCACATCTTCTACACGGGCGGCGAGCGCGTGGGCCGCATCGTGGCGCATGCCGCGGCCGAGCACCTCACGCCGACGGTGCTCGAGCTCGGCGGCGCGTGCCCCGTGTGGGTCGACCGCACGGCCGACCTGGCGATCGCCGCCCGACGCATCGTGTGGGCGAAGCTGCTCAACGCCGGTCAGACGTGCGTCGCGCCGAACCACGTCTTCGTCGACGCCTCGGTGCGGGATGCGCTCGTCGCCGAGCTGCGTGCGGCGATCGCCGAGCAGCATCCCGAGCCGCGCACCTCCCCCGACTACGGCCGCATGGTGTCGCAGGCGCACCTCGAGCGCGTCGCCGAGCGTCTCGGCGACGGCACGGCGATCGTGGGCGGCGACGTCGACGCCGCCGACCGCTACGTCGCGCCGACGCTGCTGGGCGACGTCGCGCTCGACGCGCCCGCCGTCACCGAGGAGACGTTCGGCCCGATCCTGCCGATCGTGCCGCTCGCGGGCGTGGATGCGTTCGTCGCGCTGCAGCGCGAGCGCCCGAAGCCGCTCGCCCTGTACGCGTTCGGCGACCGCAGCGTGCTCGATCGCCTCGAGCGCGTGACGACGTCGGGCGCGTTCGGCCGCAACGTCGCGGTCGCGCACATCATGGTGCGCGGCCTGCCGTTCGGCGGCGTCGGTGCGAGCGGCCACGGCGCGTACCACGGCCGTCGCTCGTTCGACCTCTTCAGCCACGCGAAGGCCGTGCTGGCGAAGCCGACGCACCCCGAGACGCTCGCGCTCGTCTTCCCGCCGATCACCGACGGCAAGCGCGAGGTCATCCGCAGGCTGCTGCTGCGCCGCTGA